In Candidatus Binatia bacterium, the genomic stretch GCATGGCGGACGGGGTCATCTACTACGATGCGGATGGTGTGGAACGCAGACAGAAGGCCCATGTCGTGGTGCTGGCGTGCAATGGCATCGGCACGCCCCGACTCCTGCTGAACTCTCGCTCGACGCTCTTCCCCGATGGGTTGGCGAATCGCAACGGCTTGGTGGGCAAGAATCTGATGTTCCATCCCTATGCCATGGTGACGGGTCTCTTCGACGAGCCGCTCGAAGGATACAAAGGGCCCACCGGATGCTGCATCATGAGTCAGGAGTTCTACGAGACCGATCTCTCTCGCGGCTTCGTGCGCGGCTATTCGTTCGAGATCCTGAGAGGATGCGGGCCGGTTTCCACCGCCCTGCGGGGGATGCAGTGGGGACGCCTTCCATGGGGAGCGGACCACCACCGCGCCTACGCCGATCTCTTCGACCGGACCGCGGGCATGGTCGTGATCTGCGAGGACCTTCCGGAGAGCAGCAACTGCGTGACCCTCGATCCGTCTCTCGTGGACTCCGACGGCATCCCTGCACCGAAGGTGACCTATCGCCTGAGTGAGAACAGCAGCAAGATGCTCGAGCACTGCGTGGCCAGGGGGAAAGAGGTGTTGGAGGCGGCCGGCGCAAAGGAGACCATCGCGGAGGCTCCCCTGCCGTTCGCCGGCTGGCACCTGATGGGAACGGCTCGCATGGGTACGGATCCGAAGCGCTCGGTGGTCAACGAGTGGGGTCGCTGCCACGACGTCCGCAACCTCTTCATCATCGATGGCAGCATCTTCGTGACGGCAGCAGGCGTGAACCCCACCAACACCATCCAAGCCCTCGCCCTCTACATTGCAGGCACGGTCAAGAAGAACCTCGCCAACCTATTTGATTGAGACTGCGCAGAGACGAAGCCAATAAGGGACACCTGGCATGAGCGACGAGACCAACAATCGCGGTTTCTCCGCAGACGAAGAGCGCGTGCTGGCAAGCGTGCTCGACGAGATCATTCCGCCGAGTACCGACGGAAAGCTGCCTGGCGCAGGGCGGCTCGGCCTGATCAGCTACATCAACGCGGCCTTGCAGAACACGCCCGAACTCAGATCCATGATCGTGCAAGGGTTGTCGGACCTCGACAGCCTGGCACGCAGCCGGAATGCGCCGGGCTTCGCGGTGCTCTCCAGAGAGGACAAGCTGCAGTTGCTGAACGAGCAAGCCTTCGTCCTGCCTCTGACCTTCCATACCTACGCCGGCTACTACCAGCATGCGCGCGTCGTCGAAGCCTTGGGGCTCGAGGCCCGCCCCCCTCATCCCAAGGGTTACCACATGGAACCGAACGACCTCTCACTCTTGGATGGCGTACGGCGGCGCCCCAAGCTGTACCGAGAATAAGGAGTCTGCTCATGCCGCGTGCGACGTTGATCGAAAACCTGTCCGCAGGCGTTCTGCTGATTACGCTCAACCGGCCGGAGCGCAAGAACGCTTTCAATCACCAGATGTGGTGCGACTTCCGCGATGCGCTGGCCGAGGCCCAGGAAAGCGATGCCGTGCGAGTAGTGGTGGTCACCGGTGCGGGTAACGCGTTCTCTGCCGGACAGGACTTGAGCGAGATGATGGGCGGCAGTCCCGTCGAGTCCGGCGCTGAGCACGGCTTCAGCTCGTTCATGGACCGCCTGTGCGTCTTCGACAAGCCCCTGATCGCCGCGGTGAACGGCGTCGGCGTGGGCATCGGCTTCACCCTGCTGCTGCACTGTGAATACGCTTACATTGCGCGCGGCACGCGCCTCCGTGCCCCGTTCATCACCCTCGGCGTGGTTCCCGAAGCGGCGAGTAGTTACCTCCTGCCGGCGCTGATCGGTTACCGCCAGGCGATCGACCTGCTCTTCGAATCGGATTTCATCTCGGCCGCGCGCGCCGTCGAGCTCGGGATCGCCACGCATCTCTGCGAACCCGATGATCTGCTCCGCACCGCCCTCGACCGCGCGCGCCGCCTGACAGCAAAGCCGCTCGGCTCACTGCGCTGGACGAAACGCCTCCTCCTCGCTGCGCGCCAGGATCAGGTGGCCGCCGCACGCCGACGCGAGGATGCGGCGTTCATGCGCCGTGTCGGCTCTCCCGAGAATATCGAGGCGGTGTCGGCCTTCTTCGCAAAACGCAGCCCCGACTTTTCCAACGTTCCCCCGAACGACCGCGAGGAGTAAGCCGCCC encodes the following:
- a CDS encoding GMC family oxidoreductase, whose translation is MSEEPVDVLIIGAGAAGAAFAWSLAETRMNILCLEQGDWMDPAKYPGVRTDWEVRQLGDFNFSPNARGRREDYPVNDSASPIQTSMFNAVGGSTIMYAAHFPRFHPSDFRVKTLDGVADDWPVDYQRLKPFYDINARMMGVSGLAGDPAYPPKEVPLPPVALGKLGETIAKGFNRLGWHWWPSDSAITTQEYEGRAPCINAGTCVLGCAQGAKASTDITYWPAALRQGVTLKTRCRVREITVAENGMADGVIYYDADGVERRQKAHVVVLACNGIGTPRLLLNSRSTLFPDGLANRNGLVGKNLMFHPYAMVTGLFDEPLEGYKGPTGCCIMSQEFYETDLSRGFVRGYSFEILRGCGPVSTALRGMQWGRLPWGADHHRAYADLFDRTAGMVVICEDLPESSNCVTLDPSLVDSDGIPAPKVTYRLSENSSKMLEHCVARGKEVLEAAGAKETIAEAPLPFAGWHLMGTARMGTDPKRSVVNEWGRCHDVRNLFIIDGSIFVTAAGVNPTNTIQALALYIAGTVKKNLANLFD
- a CDS encoding gluconate 2-dehydrogenase subunit 3 family protein yields the protein MSDETNNRGFSADEERVLASVLDEIIPPSTDGKLPGAGRLGLISYINAALQNTPELRSMIVQGLSDLDSLARSRNAPGFAVLSREDKLQLLNEQAFVLPLTFHTYAGYYQHARVVEALGLEARPPHPKGYHMEPNDLSLLDGVRRRPKLYRE
- a CDS encoding enoyl-CoA hydratase-related protein is translated as MPRATLIENLSAGVLLITLNRPERKNAFNHQMWCDFRDALAEAQESDAVRVVVVTGAGNAFSAGQDLSEMMGGSPVESGAEHGFSSFMDRLCVFDKPLIAAVNGVGVGIGFTLLLHCEYAYIARGTRLRAPFITLGVVPEAASSYLLPALIGYRQAIDLLFESDFISAARAVELGIATHLCEPDDLLRTALDRARRLTAKPLGSLRWTKRLLLAARQDQVAAARRREDAAFMRRVGSPENIEAVSAFFAKRSPDFSNVPPNDREE